The following coding sequences are from one Roseburia hominis A2-183 window:
- a CDS encoding BofC C-terminal domain-containing protein: MKRTIGICLFAAVMLFAGGLCGKNAFDAERIRTAEETEAVTEDAAVTQTERTAESMQIQKTCRYLLRMDDDGILKVYEADGITLLFETNIRAERLSVQTREQLSDGIPVDDERELYDLLESYSS, encoded by the coding sequence ATGAAACGGACGATAGGTATTTGCCTTTTTGCGGCAGTGATGCTGTTTGCCGGAGGCTTGTGCGGGAAAAACGCATTTGATGCAGAAAGGATCCGTACGGCAGAGGAGACGGAGGCGGTCACGGAAGATGCCGCAGTGACACAGACGGAGCGGACTGCGGAGAGCATGCAGATCCAGAAAACCTGCCGCTATCTGCTCCGCATGGATGACGACGGCATCTTAAAAGTCTATGAGGCGGACGGGATAACCCTTTTATTTGAGACCAACATCCGTGCGGAACGGCTTTCCGTGCAGACGAGGGAGCAGCTTTCCGACGGAATTCCGGTAGACGATGAGAGAGAACTGTACGATCTGCTCGAAAGCTATTCCAGCTGA
- a CDS encoding putative polysaccharide biosynthesis protein has protein sequence MGNKKRKNTTSFLAQGTILAAASLISRVIGLIYRMPLTAIIGDTGNDYYGSAYTIYNILLIISSYSLPLAVSKLVSANISQGRRRNVYRILKCALIFALVSGTAAAAILYFGADFITGTLLRTPLCIFALKVLVPVLVIVAVLGVMRGFFQGLGTMMPSAVSQILEQIVNAIVSVWAAYVLFSYGSKAGALLGNAEDYGAAYGAAGGTIGTAAGALSALLFAGFVLVVYLRVFKKTLRKERKTSADSYGEIFKLLIITIIPVLVSSTIYNCNATIDQAVYKNIAAWQGYSKTDYGTWNGIYTGKYQVLINVPLAIASSLAASSVPALSAAYASGKRGEAKRQIGLATRFIMVVAFPCAVGMGVLASPILQMLFGDSSELAARMLQTGSVAIIFFSLSTLSNGLLQGMNRMKEPIKNAVIALALHLIILVALMLGLDLNIFAVIIANACFGLIMCILNARSIRRYSGYRQEVRRTFFVPAVSAAGMGVVVWLVYRLFLYLLRSNLIATLVSIVAGVFTYATLLLMLKGLTEQEILRFPKGRTLVKLARKMHLLR, from the coding sequence ATGGGCAATAAAAAAAGGAAAAATACGACAAGTTTTCTGGCGCAGGGCACAATCCTCGCGGCGGCTTCGCTGATCAGCCGTGTGATCGGCCTGATTTACCGCATGCCGCTGACGGCGATTATTGGGGATACCGGCAACGACTATTATGGCAGTGCCTATACCATCTATAATATTTTGTTAATTATTTCGTCCTACAGCCTGCCGCTCGCGGTATCCAAACTTGTCTCGGCAAATATCTCACAGGGCAGAAGGCGCAATGTCTACCGCATCTTAAAGTGCGCGCTGATTTTTGCGCTGGTGTCCGGAACCGCTGCCGCGGCAATTCTCTATTTCGGAGCGGATTTTATTACGGGTACGCTGCTTAGAACCCCACTTTGTATCTTTGCGTTAAAGGTTTTAGTGCCGGTTCTTGTAATTGTTGCGGTCTTAGGTGTGATGCGAGGCTTTTTCCAGGGACTTGGCACGATGATGCCGAGTGCCGTATCCCAGATCTTAGAGCAGATTGTAAATGCGATTGTCAGCGTGTGGGCGGCGTATGTCCTTTTTTCCTACGGTTCCAAAGCCGGAGCGCTTTTAGGCAATGCCGAGGATTACGGCGCAGCCTACGGTGCGGCGGGCGGAACGATCGGAACCGCTGCCGGAGCGCTGAGTGCGCTGCTGTTTGCGGGTTTTGTCCTTGTTGTCTATCTGCGGGTGTTTAAAAAGACGCTTCGCAAGGAGCGGAAGACAAGCGCAGATTCGTACGGAGAGATTTTTAAACTGCTGATCATCACCATTATTCCGGTGCTGGTGAGCAGCACGATCTACAACTGCAACGCCACCATTGACCAGGCGGTCTACAAGAATATCGCGGCATGGCAGGGATATTCCAAGACGGACTACGGTACCTGGAACGGTATCTATACCGGAAAATACCAGGTGTTAATCAATGTGCCGCTGGCCATTGCATCCTCCCTTGCGGCATCGAGTGTGCCGGCGCTCTCTGCTGCTTATGCGAGCGGAAAACGAGGCGAGGCGAAACGGCAGATTGGGCTTGCCACACGCTTTATCATGGTCGTGGCATTCCCGTGTGCAGTCGGAATGGGCGTGCTTGCCTCCCCGATTCTTCAGATGCTGTTTGGTGATTCCTCCGAGCTTGCGGCAAGAATGCTGCAGACCGGTTCCGTGGCCATCATTTTCTTCTCCCTGTCGACCCTTTCCAACGGTCTGCTGCAGGGGATGAATCGGATGAAGGAGCCGATCAAGAATGCAGTGATTGCACTGGCGCTTCACTTGATCATTCTGGTGGCGCTGATGCTTGGGCTGGATCTGAACATTTTTGCGGTGATCATCGCAAATGCATGCTTCGGACTGATCATGTGTATTCTAAATGCGCGCTCGATCCGCCGTTACAGCGGATACCGTCAGGAAGTGCGGCGCACGTTTTTCGTGCCGGCGGTTTCAGCGGCTGGAATGGGCGTGGTGGTATGGCTTGTTTACCGTCTGTTCCTCTATCTGCTTCGGAGCAATCTGATCGCAACGCTTGTATCGATTGTTGCAGGCGTCTTTACCTACGCGACGCTGCTTTTGATGCTTAAGGGACTGACCGAGCAGGAAATCCTGCGCTTCCCGAAAGGCAGAACGCTTGTAAAACTCGCGCGGAAGATGCATCTTTTGCGTTAA
- the ybeY gene encoding rRNA maturation RNase YbeY — protein sequence MSLNLEVEVDVPFTFDYEALAGEVVAFTIDHEGFPYEAEVNLTLTDNEGIHEINRMYRQIDAPTDVLSFPMLSYEQAGDFSALEEDYEDNFNPDTGEIMLGDIVISVDRVREQAAAYGHSERREFAFLIVHSMLHLFGYDHMTPEDAAVMEPKQRQILEEMNISRD from the coding sequence ATGAGCCTGAATTTAGAAGTCGAAGTGGACGTGCCATTTACATTTGATTATGAAGCGCTGGCGGGCGAGGTTGTCGCTTTTACCATCGACCATGAAGGTTTTCCTTATGAGGCGGAAGTGAATCTGACGCTGACGGACAATGAAGGAATTCATGAGATCAACCGGATGTACCGACAGATTGATGCACCGACGGACGTTTTGTCTTTCCCGATGCTCTCCTATGAGCAGGCGGGCGATTTCTCGGCGTTGGAAGAGGATTATGAGGATAATTTTAATCCGGATACCGGGGAGATCATGCTGGGAGACATTGTCATCTCGGTGGACCGGGTGAGAGAGCAGGCTGCCGCCTACGGACACAGCGAGCGCAGGGAATTTGCGTTTCTGATCGTGCACAGCATGCTTCATCTGTTCGGGTATGACCACATGACGCCGGAGGACGCGGCAGTCATGGAGCCGAAGCAGAGACAGATTCTGGAGGAGATGAACATCTCGCGTGATTAA
- a CDS encoding HD domain-containing protein, whose translation MDDRYVAKRVIYLLGMSAATILFTTAAAFIRGQYLDEWIVLVIINLVFLALWFFLLEHCRMKRSIAGNRETSYRRIFAGYLASLGVTAVCLVLPEFSRPVMLSAILMLGVGNIELSLCSGLFFCSLLGLLCGGTIQEFSMYILLVLIGAVAADAVENSKKQFWYEWFAGMAGMLLPVLFYYLTYREISVRIMVSAVADGVVVFLFLHLCYRKLADARNAEVDEVMVDITDESYPLARELASFSRADYSHARRVMLVAARCAAVVGADERVCSAAGMYYRIGVLEGAPLAKNGVKMAQRACFPEKVIRIIGEYNGEEALPSTIESAIVHMVDGLLKKLEVLDEDTVGSNWNQDMVIYQTLNEYSAAGLYDRSGLSMNMFLKIREYLVNEEALLV comes from the coding sequence ATGGATGATCGCTATGTGGCAAAGAGAGTAATATATCTGCTTGGCATGTCTGCCGCAACGATCCTGTTTACGACAGCGGCGGCATTTATCAGGGGACAGTATCTCGACGAGTGGATCGTCCTTGTTATCATCAATCTGGTATTTCTGGCGTTGTGGTTCTTTTTATTGGAGCACTGCCGGATGAAGCGGAGCATTGCGGGAAACCGTGAGACAAGCTACCGGCGTATTTTTGCAGGGTATCTGGCGTCGCTTGGCGTGACGGCGGTCTGTCTTGTACTTCCGGAATTTTCAAGACCTGTGATGCTATCTGCCATTTTGATGCTCGGTGTGGGGAATATCGAGCTTTCCCTGTGCAGCGGACTCTTTTTCTGCAGCCTGCTCGGTCTTTTGTGCGGTGGAACCATCCAGGAATTCTCCATGTATATCCTGCTGGTTCTGATCGGAGCGGTGGCAGCGGACGCAGTGGAAAACAGCAAAAAGCAGTTCTGGTATGAATGGTTTGCTGGCATGGCAGGCATGCTTCTTCCGGTTCTGTTCTACTATCTGACCTACCGGGAGATCAGTGTCCGGATCATGGTATCTGCCGTGGCGGACGGTGTGGTCGTCTTTTTGTTTTTGCATCTGTGCTACCGGAAGTTAGCGGATGCAAGAAATGCGGAAGTCGATGAGGTCATGGTCGACATCACCGATGAATCCTATCCGCTGGCGCGGGAACTGGCGAGTTTTTCCAGGGCAGACTACAGCCATGCAAGGCGGGTAATGCTTGTGGCGGCGCGATGTGCTGCTGTGGTCGGGGCAGACGAACGTGTGTGCAGCGCCGCGGGGATGTATTACCGTATCGGCGTACTGGAGGGCGCACCGCTTGCAAAAAACGGTGTGAAAATGGCACAGAGAGCCTGCTTCCCGGAGAAGGTAATCCGCATTATCGGGGAATACAACGGGGAAGAGGCCCTGCCATCCACCATCGAGTCGGCGATTGTACATATGGTGGACGGGCTGTTGAAAAAACTGGAGGTTCTGGATGAGGATACCGTTGGCAGCAACTGGAACCAGGATATGGTGATCTATCAGACCTTGAATGAATATTCTGCCGCGGGGCTGTATGACCGTTCCGGGCTTAGCATGAATATGTTTTTGAAAATACGGGAATATCTTGTGAACGAGGAGGCATTACTGGTATGA